From the Temnothorax longispinosus isolate EJ_2023e chromosome 6, Tlon_JGU_v1, whole genome shotgun sequence genome, one window contains:
- the LOC139815044 gene encoding uncharacterized protein isoform X3: MTSSVLSRADAASQVLVCNNSGDDTLSRDLPIPSEPNYLDPISSNIRSNTHKSSRFPHSQQNGRSSSVGSSSSPISPQETLGSPSPPSMLPPPPPRSQPHPSSLYVNEQVLSSHSIEMEHNNNKSLGKTVQRSPQNASTRDNVEKDGYPLKEVIPIKDYREMTIYDPSTSPLPTTTAFYMNIDICSDANPISPTHSTFETTQLKEESNDIDGSEHAYMNIGPGQDPGQTENRAIRIRPPPLPVLQSDMEEDFRHLYANLEASEIESLRKRFSSTSVAERSPLAPSTPTGLPIRDIGVNYAVLDLDKKDSPTGASNNTVNIAPSPPESPNKPQKGYATIDFNKTAALSHSVNPNLVNDNEGCRKTRHNSTISDLVAPCRHNSVSE; encoded by the exons ATGACGTCTTCAGTTTTGAGTCGGGCAGACGCTGCGTCACAGGTCCTG GTATGCAACAACAGTGGAGATGATACGCTGTCCAGAGACCTTCCAATCCCGTCAGAGCCTAACTATTTGGATCCAATATCATCCAATATCAGAAGTAACACGCATAAAAGCTCTAGATTTCCTCATAGCCAACAGAACGGAAGATCAAGCAGTGTTGGAAGCAGTAGCAGCCCTATATCTCCCCAAGAAACCTTGGGATCACCGTCACCACCCTCTATGCTGCCACCACCGCCACCACGTTCTCAGCCTCATCCGTCCTCTCTTTACGTCAATGAGCAAGTCTTGTCGTCTCACTCCATTGAAATGGAGcacaacaataataaaagcCTTGGAAAAACAGTACAAAG ATCACCACAAAACGCTTCTACGCGTGATAATGTGGAAAAGGATGGATACCCATTAAAGGAGGTGATACCCATTAAGGATTACAGAGAAATGACAATTTATGACCCGTCAACGTCACCGTTACCTACGACTACGGCGTTCTATATGAATATAGACATCTGCAGCGACGCCAACCCAATCTCGCCAACGCACAGTACTTTCGAGACGACGCAGCTCAAGGAAGAAAGTAACGACATAGACGGATCTGAACACGCATACATGAACATAGGTCCTGGACAAGATCCTGGACAGACGGAGAACCGTGCCATCAGGATACGTCCACCTCCGTTGCCCGTCTTACAATCGGATATGGAGGAAGACTTCAGACATTTATACGCTAATCTAGAGGCGAGCGAAATCGAGAGTCTGAGAAAGAGATTCTCCAGCACCTCGGTAGCTGAGAGGTCACCCTTAGCACCCTCTACGCCGACAGGATTGCCGATTAGGGATATAGGGGTAAATTATGCAGTTTTGGATCTAGATAAGAAAGACTCACCCACCGGCGCATCCAACAATACGGTAAACATTGCCCCCTCTCCACCCGAATCTCCGAATAAGCCACAAAAAGGCTACGCCACGATAGACTTCAACAAAACGGCTGCTCTCTCGCACTCCGTTAATCCCAACCTCGTGAACGATAACGAAGGCTGCAGAAAAACTCGTCATAACTCTACGATAAGCGATCTGGTAGCTCCGTGCAGGCACAATTCAGTAAGTGAATGA
- the LOC139815044 gene encoding uncharacterized protein isoform X2 yields MGCVHSRATPNIFQVMNIDNEGNITSPGRLEVTEEDIIFYQRDKQPITWPLRFLRQYGWDIEHHDVFSFESGRRCVTGPGIYAFKCQRAEELFNLVQSKIQVCNNSGDDTLSRDLPIPSEPNYLDPISSNIRSNTHKSSRFPHSQQNGRSSSVGSSSSPISPQETLGSPSPPSMLPPPPPRSQPHPSSLYVNEQVLSSHSIEMEHNNNKSLGKTVQRSPQNASTRDNVEKDGYPLKEVIPIKDYREMTIYDPSTSPLPTTTAFYMNIDICSDANPISPTHSTFETTQLKEESNDIDGSEHAYMNIGPGQDPGQTENRAIRIRPPPLPVLQSDMEEDFRHLYANLEASEIESLRKRFSSTSVAERSPLAPSTPTGLPIRDIGVNYAVLDLDKKDSPTGASNNTVNIAPSPPESPNKPQKGYATIDFNKTAALSHSVNPNLVNDNEGCRKTRHNSTISDLVAPCRHNSVSE; encoded by the exons atggGTTGCGTCCATAGCAGAGCTACGCCCAACATTTTTCAAGTAATGAACATAGACAACGAGGGTAACATCACTTCTCCTGGACGTTTGGAAGTCACCGAagaagatattatattttatcagcGTGACAAGCAGCCAATTACATGGCCATTGCGCTTTTTACGTCAATATGGATGGGACATAGAACATCATGACGTCTTCAGTTTTGAGTCGGGCAGACGCTGCGTCACAGGTCCTGGTATATATGCCTTTAAATGTCAGAGAGCTGAAGAACTATTTAATCTTGTACAATCAAAAATTCAg GTATGCAACAACAGTGGAGATGATACGCTGTCCAGAGACCTTCCAATCCCGTCAGAGCCTAACTATTTGGATCCAATATCATCCAATATCAGAAGTAACACGCATAAAAGCTCTAGATTTCCTCATAGCCAACAGAACGGAAGATCAAGCAGTGTTGGAAGCAGTAGCAGCCCTATATCTCCCCAAGAAACCTTGGGATCACCGTCACCACCCTCTATGCTGCCACCACCGCCACCACGTTCTCAGCCTCATCCGTCCTCTCTTTACGTCAATGAGCAAGTCTTGTCGTCTCACTCCATTGAAATGGAGcacaacaataataaaagcCTTGGAAAAACAGTACAAAG ATCACCACAAAACGCTTCTACGCGTGATAATGTGGAAAAGGATGGATACCCATTAAAGGAGGTGATACCCATTAAGGATTACAGAGAAATGACAATTTATGACCCGTCAACGTCACCGTTACCTACGACTACGGCGTTCTATATGAATATAGACATCTGCAGCGACGCCAACCCAATCTCGCCAACGCACAGTACTTTCGAGACGACGCAGCTCAAGGAAGAAAGTAACGACATAGACGGATCTGAACACGCATACATGAACATAGGTCCTGGACAAGATCCTGGACAGACGGAGAACCGTGCCATCAGGATACGTCCACCTCCGTTGCCCGTCTTACAATCGGATATGGAGGAAGACTTCAGACATTTATACGCTAATCTAGAGGCGAGCGAAATCGAGAGTCTGAGAAAGAGATTCTCCAGCACCTCGGTAGCTGAGAGGTCACCCTTAGCACCCTCTACGCCGACAGGATTGCCGATTAGGGATATAGGGGTAAATTATGCAGTTTTGGATCTAGATAAGAAAGACTCACCCACCGGCGCATCCAACAATACGGTAAACATTGCCCCCTCTCCACCCGAATCTCCGAATAAGCCACAAAAAGGCTACGCCACGATAGACTTCAACAAAACGGCTGCTCTCTCGCACTCCGTTAATCCCAACCTCGTGAACGATAACGAAGGCTGCAGAAAAACTCGTCATAACTCTACGATAAGCGATCTGGTAGCTCCGTGCAGGCACAATTCAGTAAGTGAATGA
- the LOC139815044 gene encoding uncharacterized protein isoform X1 yields MGCVHSRATPNIFQVMNIDNEGNITSPGRLEVTEEDIIFYQRDKQPITWPLRFLRQYGWDIEHHDVFSFESGRRCVTGPGIYAFKCQRAEELFNLVQSKIQVNINQYNVCNNSGDDTLSRDLPIPSEPNYLDPISSNIRSNTHKSSRFPHSQQNGRSSSVGSSSSPISPQETLGSPSPPSMLPPPPPRSQPHPSSLYVNEQVLSSHSIEMEHNNNKSLGKTVQRSPQNASTRDNVEKDGYPLKEVIPIKDYREMTIYDPSTSPLPTTTAFYMNIDICSDANPISPTHSTFETTQLKEESNDIDGSEHAYMNIGPGQDPGQTENRAIRIRPPPLPVLQSDMEEDFRHLYANLEASEIESLRKRFSSTSVAERSPLAPSTPTGLPIRDIGVNYAVLDLDKKDSPTGASNNTVNIAPSPPESPNKPQKGYATIDFNKTAALSHSVNPNLVNDNEGCRKTRHNSTISDLVAPCRHNSVSE; encoded by the exons atggGTTGCGTCCATAGCAGAGCTACGCCCAACATTTTTCAAGTAATGAACATAGACAACGAGGGTAACATCACTTCTCCTGGACGTTTGGAAGTCACCGAagaagatattatattttatcagcGTGACAAGCAGCCAATTACATGGCCATTGCGCTTTTTACGTCAATATGGATGGGACATAGAACATCATGACGTCTTCAGTTTTGAGTCGGGCAGACGCTGCGTCACAGGTCCTGGTATATATGCCTTTAAATGTCAGAGAGCTGAAGAACTATTTAATCTTGTACAATCAAAAATTCAggttaatataaatcaatacaaC GTATGCAACAACAGTGGAGATGATACGCTGTCCAGAGACCTTCCAATCCCGTCAGAGCCTAACTATTTGGATCCAATATCATCCAATATCAGAAGTAACACGCATAAAAGCTCTAGATTTCCTCATAGCCAACAGAACGGAAGATCAAGCAGTGTTGGAAGCAGTAGCAGCCCTATATCTCCCCAAGAAACCTTGGGATCACCGTCACCACCCTCTATGCTGCCACCACCGCCACCACGTTCTCAGCCTCATCCGTCCTCTCTTTACGTCAATGAGCAAGTCTTGTCGTCTCACTCCATTGAAATGGAGcacaacaataataaaagcCTTGGAAAAACAGTACAAAG ATCACCACAAAACGCTTCTACGCGTGATAATGTGGAAAAGGATGGATACCCATTAAAGGAGGTGATACCCATTAAGGATTACAGAGAAATGACAATTTATGACCCGTCAACGTCACCGTTACCTACGACTACGGCGTTCTATATGAATATAGACATCTGCAGCGACGCCAACCCAATCTCGCCAACGCACAGTACTTTCGAGACGACGCAGCTCAAGGAAGAAAGTAACGACATAGACGGATCTGAACACGCATACATGAACATAGGTCCTGGACAAGATCCTGGACAGACGGAGAACCGTGCCATCAGGATACGTCCACCTCCGTTGCCCGTCTTACAATCGGATATGGAGGAAGACTTCAGACATTTATACGCTAATCTAGAGGCGAGCGAAATCGAGAGTCTGAGAAAGAGATTCTCCAGCACCTCGGTAGCTGAGAGGTCACCCTTAGCACCCTCTACGCCGACAGGATTGCCGATTAGGGATATAGGGGTAAATTATGCAGTTTTGGATCTAGATAAGAAAGACTCACCCACCGGCGCATCCAACAATACGGTAAACATTGCCCCCTCTCCACCCGAATCTCCGAATAAGCCACAAAAAGGCTACGCCACGATAGACTTCAACAAAACGGCTGCTCTCTCGCACTCCGTTAATCCCAACCTCGTGAACGATAACGAAGGCTGCAGAAAAACTCGTCATAACTCTACGATAAGCGATCTGGTAGCTCCGTGCAGGCACAATTCAGTAAGTGAATGA